A portion of the Streptomyces coeruleoprunus genome contains these proteins:
- a CDS encoding sensor histidine kinase, with protein sequence MRRRIAATGAASLRWKIAATTTAVCVAVAVVLGVLVHNVVALQTVGHVRTEVGHLLEEAELHYTYGTSTGDLPSELDPPDLPAALRDLVRSGRRGSMVGTRGGTPVMWAAAPADGHALAVWMPYAQTRDHLRDTDTAIVVSAVAAAGLVAVAGLFLAVRISRRLTATAAVARRITHGDLDARVGMRDDGGRGARRDEVRAVATALDSMAGALQARLESEKRFTADVAHELRTPLTGALAAAGLLPEGRPREMIHDRLRALHALTEDLLEISRLDAGVERAELSEHELGALARHAVRATGLAAEVRVVRDARVRTERRRFDRILANLVANAHRHGAPPVEVTVDGPAVRVRDHGPGYPAGLVERGPQRFRTGEPAGGRGRGHGLGLTIVVGQAAVLGARVEFANAPDGGAVTTVRLPQAPPE encoded by the coding sequence CTGCGCCGCAGGATCGCGGCCACGGGGGCGGCGAGCCTGCGCTGGAAGATCGCCGCGACGACGACCGCCGTGTGCGTCGCGGTCGCCGTCGTCCTCGGCGTCCTCGTGCACAACGTGGTCGCCCTGCAGACCGTCGGGCACGTACGGACGGAGGTCGGCCACCTCCTGGAGGAGGCCGAGCTGCACTACACCTACGGCACCTCCACCGGCGACCTGCCCTCCGAACTGGACCCGCCCGACCTGCCCGCCGCCCTGCGGGACCTGGTCCGCTCCGGGAGGCGCGGCAGCATGGTGGGCACCCGCGGGGGCACGCCCGTCATGTGGGCCGCCGCGCCGGCCGACGGCCACGCGCTGGCCGTGTGGATGCCGTACGCCCAGACCCGCGACCACCTGCGCGACACCGACACGGCCATCGTCGTCTCGGCGGTCGCGGCGGCCGGCCTCGTCGCCGTGGCCGGGCTGTTCCTCGCCGTGCGGATCAGCCGCCGGCTGACCGCCACCGCGGCCGTCGCCCGCCGCATCACGCACGGCGACCTGGACGCCCGCGTCGGCATGCGCGACGACGGCGGCCGCGGCGCCCGGCGTGACGAGGTACGGGCGGTGGCCACCGCGCTGGACTCCATGGCGGGCGCCCTCCAGGCCCGGCTGGAGAGCGAGAAGCGGTTCACCGCGGACGTCGCCCACGAGCTGCGCACGCCGTTGACGGGAGCGCTGGCCGCCGCGGGGCTGCTGCCCGAGGGGCGCCCCAGGGAGATGATCCACGACCGGCTGCGGGCGCTGCACGCGCTGACCGAGGACCTGCTGGAGATCTCCCGGCTGGACGCCGGCGTGGAGCGGGCCGAACTGAGCGAGCACGAGCTGGGCGCCCTCGCCCGGCACGCCGTGCGCGCCACGGGCCTCGCCGCCGAGGTGCGGGTCGTCCGGGACGCGCGCGTGCGCACCGAGCGGCGCCGCTTCGACCGGATCCTCGCGAACCTCGTGGCCAACGCCCACCGCCACGGCGCGCCGCCCGTCGAGGTCACCGTGGACGGCCCCGCCGTACGGGTCCGCGACCACGGCCCCGGCTACCCGGCCGGGCTCGTCGAGCGCGGCCCGCAGCGGTTCCGCACCGGAGAGCCGGCGGGCGGCCGGGGGCGGGGGCACGGGCTGGGGCTGACCATCGTCGTCGGGCAGGCCGCGGTGCTGGGCGCGCGGGTCGAGTTCGCCAACGCCCCGGACGGCGGCGCCGTCACCACCGTACGGCTGCCGCAGGCCCCGCCCGAGTAA